In Rhododendron vialii isolate Sample 1 chromosome 9a, ASM3025357v1, the following are encoded in one genomic region:
- the LOC131300431 gene encoding putative F-box protein PP2-B12 — protein MDNFSVLPEGCISQILSMTSPRDACRSSAISSGFDAAANSDSAWEKFLPSDYRQMICRSVSPVVFFTKKQLYFSLCDSPLLLDGGKLSFALDRESGKKCYTLPAREVDIAWKEDSRYWKWISLPESRFPEVAQLLHVCWLDIWGRISTAMLSPNTTYTAYLIFKIIDQRHTGLESLPVKASVRFVNGEDEYEDNNSSTVFLKLRTLRSVGGGQNGRLPQTRKDGWMEIELGEFYNDVADDGEVEMRLREVSSSKSGLIVEGIEVRPKVGV, from the exons atgGACAATTTCTCGGTGTTGCCGGAAGGATGCATTTCACAGATTCTGTCCATGACCTCTCCTCGGGACGCGTGCCGTTCGTCCGCGATCTCATCCGGGTTCGACGCGGCTGCCAACTCGGATTCCGCGTGGGAGAAATTTCTGCCCTCAGATTATCGGCAAATGATTTGTAGATCTGTATCTCCTGTCGTCTTCTTTACCAAGAAGCAGTTGTACTTCAGTCTGTGCGACTCTCCTCTCCTCCTCGATGGTGGCAAACTG AGCTTTGCGCTAGACAGAGAAAGCGGGAAGAAGTGTTACACCCTACCAGCCCGGGAAGTCGACATTGCTTGGAAGGAGGATTCCCGATACTGGAAGTGGATATCGTTGCCTGAgtctcg ATTCCCAGAGGTGGCCCAGCTTTTGCATGTGTGTTGGCTTGATATTTGGGGCAGGATTAGCACTGCAATGCTATCTCCAAACACCACTTATACAGCTTACCTCATTTTCAAGATCATAGACCAGAGGCACACTGGGCTTGAGTCGCTTCCTGTAAAGGCCTCTGTTAGATTTGTAAATGGAGAAGACGAGTATGAAGACAATAACAGTAGCACTGTTTTCTTGAAGTTGCGGACGTTGAGATCTGTGGGTGGAGGACAAAATGGACGGCTCCCTCAAACAAGGAAGGACGGGTGGATGGAGATTGAGCTGGGGGAATTTTACAATGACGTAGCAGATGATGGTGAAGTGGAGATGAGGTTGAGGGAGGTCAGTAGTAGTAAGTCTGGCCTTATTGTGGAGGGCATTGAGGTACGGCCTAAAGTTGGCGTATAA